Proteins encoded together in one Pelagicoccus enzymogenes window:
- a CDS encoding type II secretory pathway, component PulD, translating into MTKKTPTLRYLVRLCSLGFALAIAAGSFGQDDTETKIRLMTEALQARDSGNLILAKAKLEELVEIAPNDASVKRILGSVERLIENQGSSSGASSTSTEDRNAALQREAEYLASLETERIEKSMQSSREMREVARRQANRGEYDPALRTISRAISGLEPNPMTQVLIEELKRDEREFLRQKSQYSATTADGSPGSISVHEASPDFVKLQQQIEVLNLRGRSQFFAGDIEGAEATFKQIEALDPNNAVAKNFLIRIARERQEMGYLNKLKTREQLLQEVSNAWQRPSIYEERPGIEVVDTVTLPLTEKLNRIIIPSVNFTEVELSKVVNTLSAISEQFDATGLGIKGVNLVLIDPERANPTVNITLRNLSLKRVLDFIVDSVGFQYEVEADAVVVRPGGERTNLDTEFFPISRSTVIRMTGGSSGAGGSGVFDDPFFTDSGDRVREQGIANDAQTIRGFLQQAGVDFAGVEGSTLAYDGSAMIVTQTRRNLERIRNLLNRYTDVKQVEIEAKFLEIQEGALEELGFDWVIDERGAQTDPAYETGEVYRSSLRTLANAAAPGTTASQITIDSDSFSRVDDISPPSLPGNKLLGANSVPFTNVIGSIDGVNLNVAIRALSQKSGSDLLSAPKVTVLSGNQAKINVSQEFRYPTRYSDTESDVGSTRGDSASAGVTITPGTPEDFETRNVGVELFVTPIVEEDDYSITLDLNPRVTEFEGFVEYGGPSIAISGGTTVKTPSGFYQPIFAVREVETKVTIWDGATVVMGGMTREDVVTVNDKIPFLGDIPFMGRLFRSEGESSAKRNLLIFVTANMVSPGGSPKRQTLRGVQPGSLFQNPTLVTPSGSESRSQ; encoded by the coding sequence ATGACTAAGAAGACGCCAACACTTAGGTACCTCGTTCGCTTGTGCAGTCTCGGTTTCGCTTTGGCGATCGCCGCTGGCTCGTTCGGGCAGGACGACACGGAAACTAAAATCCGACTGATGACCGAAGCCTTGCAGGCCCGCGATTCGGGTAACCTCATATTGGCGAAGGCCAAGTTGGAGGAGCTCGTCGAGATCGCGCCCAACGATGCATCGGTTAAGCGGATCTTGGGCAGCGTGGAACGTTTGATCGAGAACCAAGGTTCTAGCTCGGGCGCGAGCTCGACTTCGACTGAGGACCGGAACGCGGCGCTCCAGCGCGAGGCTGAGTACTTGGCCAGCTTGGAGACGGAGCGTATCGAGAAGTCCATGCAAAGTTCGCGAGAGATGCGGGAAGTGGCTCGCCGCCAAGCCAATCGAGGCGAGTACGACCCTGCCCTGCGTACCATTTCGCGGGCTATCTCTGGTCTGGAGCCGAATCCGATGACCCAAGTGCTGATCGAGGAGTTGAAGCGGGACGAAAGAGAGTTTCTTCGCCAGAAGTCCCAGTACTCGGCGACGACTGCCGATGGCTCTCCGGGGTCGATTTCTGTGCATGAGGCAAGCCCGGATTTCGTGAAGCTGCAGCAGCAAATCGAGGTCTTGAACTTGCGGGGCCGCAGCCAGTTTTTCGCTGGAGATATCGAAGGTGCGGAAGCGACCTTCAAGCAAATCGAAGCGCTGGATCCCAACAACGCCGTCGCGAAGAATTTCCTCATCCGCATCGCCCGGGAACGCCAGGAGATGGGCTACCTCAACAAGCTCAAGACGCGCGAGCAGCTTTTGCAGGAGGTTTCCAATGCTTGGCAGCGTCCCAGTATCTACGAGGAGCGTCCGGGAATCGAAGTTGTGGATACGGTAACCCTTCCCCTCACCGAGAAGCTGAATCGCATTATCATTCCCAGCGTGAACTTCACGGAAGTGGAGTTGAGCAAGGTGGTGAATACCTTGAGTGCGATTTCCGAGCAGTTCGATGCCACGGGCCTAGGTATCAAGGGGGTTAACTTGGTCTTGATCGATCCCGAGCGAGCGAACCCCACGGTAAACATCACGCTGCGTAACTTGTCCCTCAAGCGGGTCCTCGACTTCATCGTCGACTCGGTTGGCTTCCAATACGAAGTGGAGGCGGATGCGGTAGTGGTGCGACCGGGCGGTGAACGCACGAATTTGGATACGGAATTCTTCCCGATCTCGCGTTCGACGGTGATCCGTATGACCGGTGGAAGCTCGGGAGCGGGAGGTAGCGGGGTCTTTGACGATCCTTTCTTCACGGATTCGGGAGATCGCGTGCGAGAGCAGGGGATCGCCAACGATGCACAAACCATCCGCGGCTTCTTGCAGCAGGCGGGGGTCGACTTCGCCGGAGTGGAAGGAAGCACCTTGGCGTACGACGGTTCGGCTATGATTGTTACCCAAACGCGTCGTAACCTCGAGCGTATCCGCAATCTCCTCAACCGCTACACGGACGTGAAGCAGGTGGAGATCGAGGCGAAGTTCCTCGAGATTCAGGAGGGCGCGTTGGAAGAGCTTGGTTTCGACTGGGTCATCGACGAGAGGGGGGCTCAGACGGATCCTGCCTATGAGACCGGCGAAGTTTATCGTTCTTCCTTGCGTACGCTCGCCAATGCCGCCGCTCCGGGAACGACGGCGAGCCAGATCACGATCGACTCGGATTCGTTTTCGCGTGTCGACGACATCTCGCCCCCCAGTTTGCCCGGCAACAAGTTGTTGGGAGCGAACTCGGTTCCCTTCACTAACGTGATCGGCAGCATCGATGGGGTTAACTTGAACGTGGCGATTCGAGCTCTCTCGCAAAAGTCAGGCTCGGATCTGTTGAGCGCGCCGAAGGTGACGGTGCTTTCCGGCAACCAAGCCAAGATCAACGTCAGCCAGGAGTTCCGTTATCCGACCCGCTACTCCGACACGGAGAGCGACGTAGGCAGCACGCGTGGCGACTCCGCGAGCGCGGGTGTGACGATCACGCCGGGAACGCCCGAAGACTTCGAAACCCGCAACGTCGGGGTTGAGCTCTTCGTGACTCCAATCGTGGAAGAGGACGACTACAGCATCACGCTCGACCTCAATCCCCGCGTGACGGAATTCGAGGGCTTCGTCGAGTACGGTGGTCCCAGTATCGCGATTTCCGGAGGCACGACCGTTAAGACTCCATCGGGATTCTATCAGCCTATTTTCGCGGTCCGCGAAGTGGAGACCAAGGTCACGATCTGGGATGGAGCGACTGTCGTCATGGGCGGCATGACGCGCGAAGATGTGGTCACGGTGAACGACAAGATTCCTTTCCTCGGCGACATTCCCTTCATGGGAAGGCTCTTCCGCTCGGAGGGCGAAAGCTCTGCCAAGCGTAACCTGCTGATTTTCGTGACGGCAAACATGGTGAGCCCAGGTGGGTCTCCCAAGCGCCAAACGCTGCGCGGGGTGCAGCCTGGATCCTTGTTCCAGAACCCAACCTTGGTCACGCCAAGCGGCAGCGAATCTCGCAGCCAATAA